The genomic region AGCAATTGCAAGGGATGGCGGAATAGGTATTATTCATAAGAATATGAGTATTAAAGACCAGGCAAAACAGGTTAACATTGTTAAACGGGCTGAAACAGGAATGATTATTGACCCTGTTACTATCAATAAAGAAGGAACCGTTGGTGATGCCATAGAGCTTATGAAAGAATATAAAATAGGCGGAATACCGGTAGTTGACAGGAATAATGTTTTATTAGGAATTGTTACAAACAGGGATTTAAGGTTTGAGCATAAACAAAAAAAACCGATCAGCGATGTAATGACTCATGAAAACATTATAACAACATCACAATCAATCAGTTTGGAAGATGCATCAAAGATTTTACAAAAACATAAAATTGAAAAATTACCAGTTGTTGATTCTGATAATAAACTTGTAGGACTCCTTACATATAAAGATATAACTAAAGCAAAAGACCGTCCAAATGCTTGTAAAGATTCAAAAGGCAGATTGAGAGTTGCTGCTGCTGTTGGTGTAACAACTGACACAATGGAAAGAATTGAAGCATTAGTTATGGCAAAAGTTGATGCTATTGCAATTGACACTGCACATGGACATTCAAAAGGAGTAATCAATACATTAAAAGAAGCCAAAAAATTATTTCCATCTATTGATTTTATTGCAGGAAACATAGCAACACCCGAAGCAGCATTATCATTAATTGAAGCTGGTGCTGATGCAGTAAAAGTTGGAATTGGACCAGGCTCAATCTGCACAACAAGAATAATTGCCGGTGTGGGTATTCCGCAGCTATCAGCAATATACAATATAGCCAAAGCTATTAAAAATACAGGCGTGCCTTTAATAGCTGATGGAGGAATAAGATATTCAGGAGATATTGTAAAAGCAATTGTTGCAGGTGCCGATTCAATTATGACAGGTTCATTATTTGCAGGTGTTGAAGAATCTCCCGGTGAAACTATAATTTATCAGGGAAGAAAATTCAAATCATATCGTGGAATGGGATCTATTGAAGCAATGCAAAAAGGTTCTAAAGACAGGTATTTTCAAGATTACGATGATGATGATATAAACAAACTTGTTCCTGAAGGTATTGTTGCAAGAGTTCCATATAAAGGTAATTTATCAGAAGTATTATACCAGTTAGTTGGTGGATTAAGAGCCGGTATGGGATATTGCGGATCAAAAAATATAAATGATTTAAAAAAGGCAAAATTCGTAAGAATAACAAATTCAGGTATCATTGAAAGCCATACCCATGATGTTACTATTACACGTGAAGCACCAAATTACAGCAGATAATAATTTACTAAATTAATCGTTTAACCACTAAATATTTATTCACATAAGACAATAAATTTTGACATCTACCTGTCGGCAGACAGGCACAATAGAATGATTATATCTTAGCAATAAAATAATTGTTCAATTGTTATATTGTTCAATTGTTAAAATACAACAAATAATATGAAAAAAGGATATAATCATATTTTCACAGAATTAGATAAGTTGCCAAAAGAACTAAACCAACCTATCAAATATACAAACCTGCCTGATGGCAGGCGGCCTAAAATTGAAAGGCTAACAATAGAGCAATAGAACAATGAAACAATAGAACAATTTAATAATTTAACTTTTTAATTTGCAAATACTTAATTATAAACCAACAAAAAAAATATTCACATGAAAAAACATTTATTAAAAATTTTTATTATAACAATATTATTCTCTCAAACAGGTTTTGCTCAGAATAATGAAGAAATAATACTTACTATTAATGATAAAAAAATTACAAAAGCCGAATTTGAAAGAATTTACAAGAAAAACAACAATATTGCTAATAGTGAGATTGATAAAAAATCTGTTCAGGAATATTTAGATCTGTTTATTAATTTTAAATTAAAAGTTTTTGAAGCCGAATCGTTTGGGCTTGATACATCAAAAGCTTTTATAAACGAATTAAATGGTTACAGAAAACAATTAGAAAAACCATATCTTACTGATAACAAGGTAAATGACAGGTTAATGCAAGAGGCATATGAAAGAACACAATATGATATAAAAGCAAAGCATATCTTGATTAAAATTACTAAAGATGCCTCACCAAAAGACACTATTGAAGTATATAACAAAATTGTTGAAATCAGAAATGAAATATTAAATGGAGAGTCATTTGAATCAATGGCAAAAAAATATTCAGATGACCCATCAGCTAAAAATAACGGAGGAAACCTTGGATATTTTACAGCATTTCAAATGGTGTATTCTTTCGAAACTGCTGCATATAATACTAATATTGGTGATATTTCAATGCCTGTTCGTACAAAATTCGGATATCATATTATTAAAGTTATTGATAAAAGAAAAGCACAAGGACAAATAAAAGTA from Bacteroidales bacterium harbors:
- the guaB gene encoding IMP dehydrogenase, giving the protein MSFLSDKIKYEGLTFDDVSLIPAYSEILPKEVDTKTNFTKNIVLNTPVISAAMDTVTEANLAIAIARDGGIGIIHKNMSIKDQAKQVNIVKRAETGMIIDPVTINKEGTVGDAIELMKEYKIGGIPVVDRNNVLLGIVTNRDLRFEHKQKKPISDVMTHENIITTSQSISLEDASKILQKHKIEKLPVVDSDNKLVGLLTYKDITKAKDRPNACKDSKGRLRVAAAVGVTTDTMERIEALVMAKVDAIAIDTAHGHSKGVINTLKEAKKLFPSIDFIAGNIATPEAALSLIEAGADAVKVGIGPGSICTTRIIAGVGIPQLSAIYNIAKAIKNTGVPLIADGGIRYSGDIVKAIVAGADSIMTGSLFAGVEESPGETIIYQGRKFKSYRGMGSIEAMQKGSKDRYFQDYDDDDINKLVPEGIVARVPYKGNLSEVLYQLVGGLRAGMGYCGSKNINDLKKAKFVRITNSGIIESHTHDVTITREAPNYSR